The Drosophila innubila isolate TH190305 chromosome 3R unlocalized genomic scaffold, UK_Dinn_1.0 2_E_3R, whole genome shotgun sequence genome has a segment encoding these proteins:
- the LOC117792489 gene encoding rhodanese domain-containing protein CG4456: MATYEEVKDIPNQKDKYLIDVRNKSELEETGTLPASINIPLPDLENAFNLPDAEFEKSYGRAKPPTDAVIIFSCKAGGRAARATDLAKTKGFENAKAYAGSWTEWEQKQSK, encoded by the exons ATGGCCACCTACGAGGAAGTCAAGGATATTCCCAATCAGaaagacaaatatttaattgatgtGCGCAACAAATCGGAGTTGGAGGAGACAGGCACACTGCCCGCCAGCATTAACATTCCCT TGCCTGATTTAGAAAACGCTTTTAACTTACCCGATGCCGAATTCGAAAAATCCTATGGACGAGCAAAGCCTCCTACTGATGCCGTCATAATATTCTCCTGCAAGGCTGGAGGACGTGCCGCTCGTGCTACAGATCTGGCAAAGACTAAGGGATTTGAAAA TGCCAAGGCTTATGCCGGCTCATGGACAGAATgggaacaaaaacaaagtaaataa